The genomic segment GAAGTGTTGGAGAATAAAGGAGGGTCAGTGTCCGTCCCCACCCTGCCACATTGCACAGTGTTCCAGGTTTCACATCGTCATTATTTTCCGGTAGGCCAAGTAAACGTATGTTGTTATTTAGAACTGCAGGTTTTTTTAGCTTAAAAGATAAAACATATTCAGAAAAATCAATATGCTAGACATCACAAAGAGGCCTGGCTTGCTCTTGGCTCAATTCTCTAAACAGGGCTCTTGAGCCACAGATGGAGCTCCCTTAGAACTCTCTTTGTCATTGGTGTGGCTCTTTTAACCAATAATGTTGGGCAGCTCTGCTCTAAACCCATTGTTATGtttaaacccttataaaagttcactacagtcattttgcagttttcctgtttttttttttaaatatgctttaccatacctctctgggttttacaatgctcacatatgcttttgctatgggaaacttCCATAAGGGAAGTATTTCAGAAATGgtacctgttttgcactttcattagctACATATGTCTCAAATGTGTCATCTTGAATGAATCACATGAAACATGATATTACTTTAGGTTCAAGACAATTGTCAGCCTCTATGCCTTATTCACAGGATATTTGTTGGACTTGCACTTTTCTGGGTCATCACTCTCTGATTGAAAACTGGTTGGTTAATGAAAGAAGCTATTGTAATGACTAACTGAAAGCATGATttgcaaacacatttcttttaCCAAGTGCAGAATTATATCctgctttcaaataaaatacatgttgcacatgtttatttcaaaactagaCGTTTGAGACCTACATCATGAAGGTTTTTAGAATGATTTTGTTGCCTACACCTCTTTAGGAACAAGCTTTGAAGACGTATAGATAGCTCTGTACATTTGAAATTGGAATTGCTATTTTTTCAATAACTCAATTCATGTTGCACTCCATCCAGATGTAATGttagtttttgttttcagaatttTAAACTAGGTGTTGAACCTTTTGGAGACTTCCCTGGAAATCAGACTTTTAGTAATTATCCTGGTTAAAAAGAATAAAGTAAAACCTAATAAAATACCAGCAGTGTGTtgttatgcactttccactgtatttaatgtactatttcatgtattatgcaatttccactgtacttaatgtattatgtattgttcactgtattattttatacatttttttttactgtatatcatgtattatgcatttctctgtatttaaagtattatggattttcttgttgtaaCTGCATCtagtaaagcgctttgtgatggtggtccactatgaaaggcgctatataaaataaagattgattgattgttcaCCACGGCCATATACTGCACTGTGTATTCTAAATCACTTTTGGTTACCATTTCTTTCACTTTACCACAATATCACATATTCATACCTTAAGAAGCATGATGTCATTGCTGTGAGTTCTATTGTAGTTTTCATGCTGAATTTTCTGAACCACCTCTGTGGCCTTCATGTTGCTTTGACCTATACGCTTAGTTCCAAGATAAGCCTTTATTATTCCACTGTAAAACAACAGGTTTTTGGTCAGACTTCAGTTTAAAAATCCATTAATAAAAAATTATTacaatattgtttatatatatgtgtgtgcgtgtgctgcaAAAAGAACGTAACATCTATTCAGTGCCTGTATTTGTCGcattttgtgtcataaccaaaggGTGATGTTCtgttgagggcagcagtgtggagtagtggttagggctctggactcttgaccggagggttgtgggttcaatccccagtgggggacactgctgttgtacccttgagcaaggtactttacctagattgctccagtaaaaacctaactgtataaatgggtaattgtatgtaaaaataatgtgatatctgtataatgtgatatcttgtaacaattgtaagtcgccctggataagggcgtctgctaagaaataaataataataataaagaaaaacctaggtcctaaatgatttaatttgcatttaacagaatgttatttttcatctaACTACTACATATCTGGAGTACATCCTTCAGCACcattgtgtattgttttatacGCAAATGTACCAcaatgttggttgttctacataagtggattgcagtattgttcagtaccatgttaaattgctcaattgtgcattaaTGTAAGCCcattaaatgattattttgttaatggaatatttgtatacagaaataaatatattcatcaACGTTAATGATTATTTTAATTGCCAATTTAtatgtagaaataaatacattctttgaTGATATACGTCCATTTACCAATGTGCttcggtaaatcataagattaaccagtaaatgtctgaaaagcaatctaaTTCTTCATAATTTCGGACACTAGgtccttatcgagcactatattctgcaattttgaacacTGACtgtggatactgttttaattctggaaacttttttttttttttctggttttgctaaattgcattgtattttacgttttaagcagttctgtccatggataacatttatatttcattttgctgttagtttcttaatgggaaattttacatactgctacaatatgtaccggatttaaaagtatgtgctGTATTGCCGTTAACGTGTCGTCTCTAGGCAAGGGGAATTTTctgaatcatatcattctgaattaaaatacttattctgttgaaaatatagtactgtaccaacaaaaccaatacagtacatctaaatggaagcctacttattttaaaacacagtcctttcagctatgtatttttgatattgtattgaaaaatgtacaagggttggaacgggccaaaatgaaataatcagatatgcgtcacactcgtttaactgtcACTTAAGtaaaaattttatagggtcggatatgtgagtgctgactgtgtatgtgtgggtgtatatatatatatatatatgcccttcggatgagacgtaaaaccaaggtcatattgtaagggactctgcagcagcagttgtgatgcatagttcacccctagtctctgtaggtcgctttggataaaagcgcatgctaaatgactaattaataatatccacacacacacacacacacacacacacatatatatattatatattatatatatatatatatatatatatatatatatatatatatatatatatacacacacacatacatacatatatatgaaaTTCTTTTCACCCCTGATCATGATTAATATGCATTTTCCCACTTGGTTCAGAGAATTTAAGGATTCAATTTAAAGGTGCAGTGTTCCACAGCAGCTACAGAGATATACAGTTTACTGTTAACTGCAGTAAAGATACCTATACAGTATACACCCGTAATGTAAATAAAGTTCATACTCAACTAACTATGCGTCCCATTTAAGTAGATACCACATAAGTGTTGCGCTACTGAATAATATAGTGAACTGACACAAATATAATAATTTGGcctgtaaaaatgaacacaaataaaTCAGTTAAGCATTGAACATACCCCTGATCACAGTGAGCTGCTGTTAGAACCCAGTCCCGTTCTATCAGTGTCCCCCCACACAGGTGTATCTGCTGATCTGCATTGTACAAATATAAAGCCACCATGTAGGGTTTCAATCCAGCTTCTTTTCCTCCAATTATTTTCATGCAGGTACCTATTGACAACACATGattaaaatgaatgacttcattTCTCAACCAAAATGCTTCATTAATGAataaatccatccatccattatctgtaaccacttaatcctatagagggtcgcggtgagccggagcctaacccggcagacacagggcgcaaggcaggactacaccctggatgggacgccagtccatcacagggcaactaaggggcaattttagagaggccaatccacctagccagcatgtctttggactgtgggaggaaaccggagtacctggagaaaacccatgcGAACACGgtgagaacatgcaaactccatacagacagacccctgaggccagaATCGAAcgcaggaccctggagctgtgaggcagcatcGCTGACCACCGCGCCACTGTGCCGCCCATGAATGAATAAAGTAAAACCTAATAAAATATGTATGGTGCGTTTTGCACCACAGCAATATACTCTACTG from the Acipenser ruthenus chromosome 9, fAciRut3.2 maternal haplotype, whole genome shotgun sequence genome contains:
- the LOC117405701 gene encoding granzyme K-like, encoding MRLSLLAGDPILAICVLFHGCTCMKIIGGKEAGLKPYMVALYLYNADQQIHLCGGTLIERDWVLTAAHCDQGGIIKAYLGTKRIGQSNMKATEVVQKIQHENYNRTHSNDIMLLKLKKPAVLNNNIRLLGLPENNDDVKPGTLCNVAGWGRTLTLLYSPTLQEVNVTVIDRETCNSKDYYNHDPTITEDLLCACNKTGGGDACQGDSGSPLVCEGIFRGIVSGGEGCGLAKKPGIYVNLNKKYVTWIKEKIRRHNHQEESGNQV